One window of the Pedobacter ginsengisoli genome contains the following:
- a CDS encoding RagB/SusD family nutrient uptake outer membrane protein, with product MNNLYKNFLSFSSIVLYILLFSPGCKYLDKTPDNLLTSDMLWQTRANAESYLNQVYGRISIPADTYSMLGASDETSCSIQGVPVRKMITGNWNAQSDYWYYWADNYAGIRQSIVFEQNIDKMPESIISVDLKKQYKAEALFLRGWFYWKLLRQYGPFVKVTELLSLNDDYNKYPRAPFDECVAHINSLLDRAAADLPDTWSSTVNYGRATKASCLAVKSQVTLLAASPLWNGNAKFSGLKNHDGTALAPSQYDVNKWRVAADAAKAVIDLQGYKLFTNIDEGDAQFDPYLSFRNLFLTNWNNEILFSTNMANSWQWGHEVRCAPKPGGYDMQNATQNVVDAFYMRNGRSIDDPQSQYVETGFVQSDDPANWGKSRDGLNRGYVKGNSNMYVNREARFYVSIQYNGKPVLPAPTADDRNFFSSDANKDGTGRAEFYYSGKSGVGVNNNGDITGYDVLKNVSPASNIRTSTVTYRPFIHLRLAEMYLNYAEALNEVEPNHQDILKYVNLVRQRGGVPNLETVYPAVLGNQEEMRKWILRERQVELAFEGDRYFTLIRRLMMGDQKVQTIYRMNTITNDGNQGFAFSDFNKRTLLQTRTWSDKMYLFPIAQNDIDKNSSLVQNPGW from the coding sequence ATGAATAATTTATATAAAAACTTTCTTTCTTTCAGCAGTATTGTTCTTTACATATTGTTGTTTAGTCCGGGCTGTAAATATTTAGATAAAACACCCGATAATTTGCTTACTTCTGATATGCTTTGGCAAACCAGAGCAAATGCAGAATCTTATTTGAACCAGGTTTATGGCCGTATCTCCATACCTGCGGATACCTATAGTATGCTTGGTGCAAGTGATGAAACCTCATGTAGTATTCAGGGTGTGCCGGTTCGCAAAATGATTACCGGAAATTGGAATGCACAGAGTGATTATTGGTATTACTGGGCTGATAATTATGCCGGCATCAGACAAAGTATTGTATTTGAACAAAATATAGATAAGATGCCTGAAAGTATAATCAGTGTAGATTTAAAAAAACAATACAAGGCAGAAGCACTTTTTTTAAGAGGATGGTTTTATTGGAAGCTATTAAGACAGTATGGGCCTTTTGTTAAGGTTACAGAATTGTTGAGTCTCAATGATGATTACAATAAATACCCGCGTGCCCCATTTGATGAATGCGTTGCGCATATCAATTCACTGTTAGACCGCGCCGCGGCCGATTTACCTGATACATGGTCTTCTACGGTGAACTACGGAAGGGCAACTAAGGCATCCTGTCTTGCCGTTAAATCACAAGTGACATTGCTGGCTGCTAGTCCTTTATGGAATGGGAATGCGAAGTTTTCAGGGTTGAAAAACCATGACGGTACTGCTTTGGCTCCTTCACAATATGATGTAAATAAATGGAGGGTAGCTGCAGATGCTGCTAAAGCTGTAATTGATCTGCAAGGTTATAAACTCTTTACAAATATTGACGAAGGTGATGCTCAGTTTGATCCATATCTTTCTTTCCGTAATCTATTCCTAACCAATTGGAATAATGAAATACTGTTCTCTACCAATATGGCTAATTCATGGCAATGGGGGCATGAAGTTCGCTGCGCACCTAAACCAGGGGGGTATGATATGCAAAATGCAACACAGAATGTTGTAGATGCCTTTTATATGCGTAACGGAAGGTCTATCGATGATCCTCAATCTCAGTATGTAGAGACAGGCTTTGTGCAATCTGATGATCCTGCCAACTGGGGCAAGTCCAGAGATGGTTTAAACAGAGGTTACGTTAAGGGGAATTCAAATATGTATGTTAACCGTGAGGCAAGATTTTACGTGAGTATTCAATACAATGGTAAGCCGGTTTTGCCTGCTCCCACTGCGGATGATAGAAATTTCTTTTCGTCGGATGCAAACAAAGATGGTACAGGACGTGCTGAATTCTACTACTCCGGAAAATCTGGTGTGGGTGTGAATAATAATGGGGATATAACCGGTTATGATGTATTAAAAAATGTAAGCCCTGCTTCAAATATCAGGACCAGCACGGTGACTTATCGTCCTTTTATTCATCTGCGTCTGGCCGAAATGTATTTGAACTATGCTGAAGCATTAAATGAGGTGGAACCAAATCATCAGGATATATTAAAATATGTGAACCTGGTAAGACAAAGGGGAGGTGTTCCTAATTTGGAAACTGTTTATCCCGCGGTTTTAGGCAATCAGGAAGAAATGAGGAAATGGATATTACGTGAAAGACAAGTTGAACTTGCTTTTGAGGGCGATAGGTATTTCACATTGATTAGAAGGTTGATGATGGGCGATCAGAAAGTGCAAACCATTTATAGAATGAATACCATTACAAATGATGGTAATCAGGGTTTTGCATTCTCTGATTTTAATAAGCGAACCTTGCTTCAAACTAGAACCTGGAGTGATAAAATGTACTTATTTCCTATTGCACAGAATGACATTGATAAGAACTCATCTTTAGTGCAAAACCCTGGCTGGTAG
- a CDS encoding TonB-dependent receptor, giving the protein MYKNYANELGVLKKYINKLLLIMRLTTVILIATIMQVSAVGFAQRITLSEKRATLKSIFKEIRKQSNYDFLYTDELLQNAKTVDIRVNSVELNEVLEKIFSGQPLSYTVEDRTVVVREKIDALSNRKSVVRAIDIRGRVLDQQGKGIPGVTVKIKGETGGGTTNNNGDFSIAVTSANSILIFSYTGFITQELAVGGQTTINVVLKEAVDELSEVVVVGYGTQKKITVTGSISSVNMADMRTPVASLSNALAGKVAGIISMQSSGEPGYDNSQFTIRGLGTFTGNASPLIIVDGVQRDDVNSDFGGSFNNIDPEDVSSISLLKDASSTAMYGAKGANGVLIITTKRGVAGTPKISMKAETGLTGFTERPKMLNGIQYMQLLNEARTNMGLLPNFSDEIIQKTASGLDPFVYPNVNWIDEVYKSHSSLTNAHLNINGGTETVRYYISSSFYNQTGPYKVSNLNGFNPNLDFKRYDFRSNIDVNVTKSTLLQLNLGAMLINARYPGISAGNLWYLAYATTPVAFPTRYPDGKWAGPITNGGSNPLNDVQNRGYSDEFRPTVQSVFTVNQKLDALTPGLSSYARFSFDSYGQFDNRRFGVNDNWQAIGRDSNGELIFTQTRIGQQFLGYDRSSTGERMMYLEGNLNYDRTFGKHRLGGMFLYNMRNRLKSTAGDVIGSIPFRNQSLAGRITYGYMDKYLLEVNAGYTGSENFEKGKKFGLFPSISGGWVISNESFFKPFTETFSLLKLRGSYGVVGNDNIGDASRFPYLTQIGDGASTGFGMNGTWYGGLTENLLGIENLTWEKSNKAGIGLEIGLFNKLNLILDAFDEKRKDILIRRESISSIGGFGSTAIFANLGEMSNRGIDASIEYNDQIGAVGIRVFGNVTHSKNKITFADEPVRKYAYQSKTGYAFNEFLGYVADGYFTDKDDIDSRPEQKFGTVLPGDIRYVDQNGDGVIDAYDSRKLGKSPFPSWLYGAGFSLAFKKFDLSLFFQGVADVGIMANGSSILANGMGADGVGVIPFSGLGQYQNNTLANVLDRWTPENPRQDAYYPRLTIGSLSDNNYLTSTHWLKDGSYIRLKQASLGYTLTSESKKKAGVPVLYFYTSGQNLLTFSKFKIWDPELGSNGAKYPIIRMVTFGMRAQF; this is encoded by the coding sequence ATGTATAAAAATTATGCTAACGAACTTGGTGTGCTCAAAAAGTATATCAATAAACTACTGCTGATTATGCGACTAACCACCGTAATATTAATAGCGACCATAATGCAGGTAAGTGCAGTAGGTTTTGCTCAAAGGATAACGCTTTCTGAAAAAAGGGCGACCCTAAAGAGTATTTTTAAAGAAATACGAAAACAAAGTAATTATGACTTCTTATATACCGATGAATTGCTGCAAAATGCAAAGACGGTAGATATAAGGGTTAATTCTGTAGAACTGAATGAGGTGCTCGAGAAAATATTTAGCGGTCAACCTTTGTCCTATACTGTAGAGGATAGAACTGTTGTAGTTAGAGAAAAGATTGATGCACTTTCTAATAGAAAATCTGTTGTTCGAGCTATTGACATACGTGGGCGGGTACTAGACCAACAGGGGAAGGGAATTCCTGGTGTTACAGTTAAAATAAAAGGAGAAACCGGAGGAGGGACGACTAATAATAATGGTGATTTTAGTATTGCTGTTACCTCAGCAAATTCAATACTTATTTTTTCATATACTGGTTTTATTACCCAAGAGCTTGCTGTTGGTGGTCAGACTACAATAAATGTAGTACTTAAGGAAGCTGTTGATGAGCTTTCGGAGGTTGTTGTGGTTGGCTACGGAACTCAGAAAAAGATTACTGTAACAGGTTCTATTAGTTCTGTGAACATGGCGGATATGAGAACTCCGGTTGCAAGTCTTTCTAATGCTTTGGCCGGAAAAGTTGCAGGTATTATCTCCATGCAATCAAGTGGAGAGCCTGGGTATGACAATTCACAGTTCACGATACGAGGTTTAGGAACATTTACTGGAAATGCTTCGCCGCTTATCATAGTGGATGGGGTTCAGCGAGATGATGTTAACAGCGATTTTGGTGGTTCATTTAACAACATAGATCCAGAAGATGTTTCCAGTATTTCATTACTTAAAGATGCTTCTTCAACAGCAATGTATGGTGCTAAGGGTGCAAATGGTGTTCTAATTATTACTACTAAACGAGGAGTTGCGGGCACCCCGAAAATATCTATGAAAGCGGAAACAGGTTTAACAGGTTTTACAGAGAGACCAAAAATGCTAAACGGAATTCAATACATGCAATTGTTAAATGAAGCAAGAACAAACATGGGGCTTCTTCCTAATTTCTCTGATGAAATTATTCAAAAAACGGCCAGTGGTTTAGATCCCTTTGTGTATCCAAATGTAAACTGGATAGATGAGGTATATAAAAGCCATTCATCATTGACTAATGCTCACCTAAACATTAATGGTGGTACTGAAACTGTACGATATTACATCTCAAGTTCTTTTTATAACCAAACCGGTCCATATAAAGTTTCAAACCTAAACGGATTTAACCCCAATCTGGATTTTAAGCGATATGACTTCAGAAGTAATATAGATGTAAATGTAACCAAAAGTACTTTGCTTCAGTTAAATCTAGGCGCAATGTTAATAAATGCACGTTATCCTGGCATTTCGGCCGGTAATTTATGGTACCTAGCCTATGCAACCACACCTGTAGCTTTTCCAACTCGATATCCGGATGGTAAATGGGCAGGGCCAATAACAAATGGAGGTAGCAACCCTTTAAATGATGTTCAAAACAGAGGATATTCTGATGAGTTCCGTCCTACAGTTCAATCTGTATTTACAGTAAATCAAAAATTAGATGCGTTAACCCCTGGTTTGTCATCTTATGCAAGGTTCTCCTTTGATAGTTACGGACAGTTTGATAACAGAAGATTTGGTGTAAACGATAATTGGCAGGCCATTGGCCGTGATTCTAATGGTGAACTAATATTTACGCAGACCAGAATCGGACAGCAATTTTTAGGTTACGATCGGTCCTCAACCGGCGAAAGGATGATGTATTTGGAAGGGAATCTTAATTACGATAGAACCTTTGGTAAGCATCGTTTAGGTGGGATGTTTTTATATAACATGAGAAACAGGTTAAAAAGTACCGCCGGTGATGTAATCGGTTCTATTCCGTTCCGCAACCAGAGTTTAGCAGGAAGAATTACTTATGGCTATATGGATAAATATTTGCTAGAGGTTAATGCGGGTTATACAGGATCTGAAAATTTTGAGAAAGGAAAGAAATTCGGTCTTTTCCCTTCAATATCTGGGGGATGGGTAATATCTAATGAAAGCTTCTTTAAGCCATTCACCGAAACATTTAGCCTTTTAAAGCTTCGTGGCTCTTATGGTGTTGTTGGTAATGATAATATAGGTGATGCCAGCAGATTTCCTTATTTAACACAAATTGGAGATGGCGCCAGCACCGGTTTCGGTATGAACGGTACTTGGTATGGTGGTTTAACTGAAAATTTATTAGGTATTGAAAATTTAACCTGGGAAAAATCTAATAAAGCCGGGATAGGGCTTGAGATAGGATTGTTTAATAAGCTCAATCTGATTTTAGATGCTTTTGATGAGAAGCGTAAAGATATTTTAATCAGAAGAGAGTCGATCTCCTCAATAGGTGGATTCGGGTCAACAGCAATCTTTGCCAATTTAGGTGAGATGAGTAATCGGGGTATCGATGCAAGTATTGAGTATAATGATCAGATCGGTGCCGTAGGTATAAGGGTATTTGGAAATGTAACCCACAGTAAGAATAAAATTACTTTTGCGGATGAACCTGTAAGAAAGTATGCTTACCAAAGTAAAACAGGATATGCCTTCAATGAATTTTTAGGGTATGTTGCTGATGGATATTTTACCGATAAGGATGATATAGACTCACGTCCGGAACAAAAATTCGGTACAGTACTTCCGGGTGACATTCGTTATGTGGATCAGAATGGTGATGGTGTTATTGATGCTTATGACAGCAGAAAACTTGGTAAATCGCCTTTCCCTTCCTGGCTCTATGGAGCTGGTTTCTCCCTGGCATTTAAAAAGTTCGATCTATCGTTGTTTTTTCAGGGAGTTGCTGATGTTGGGATTATGGCAAATGGCTCATCTATTCTAGCAAATGGGATGGGTGCTGACGGAGTTGGAGTAATACCTTTCTCTGGACTGGGACAATATCAAAACAATACCTTGGCTAATGTTTTAGACAGATGGACGCCTGAAAACCCTCGGCAGGATGCTTATTATCCTCGTTTAACAATTGGTAGTCTTTCTGATAATAATTACCTGACCAGTACGCATTGGCTTAAAGATGGTTCTTATATCCGTTTAAAGCAGGCTTCTTTAGGATATACACTTACATCTGAATCAAAGAAAAAGGCAGGTGTACCAGTATTGTATTTTTACACCTCTGGTCAGAACTTGCTGACTTTCAGTAAATTCAAGATATGGGACCCCGAACTGGGGTCTAACGGTGCAAAGTATCCCATTATTAGGATGGTAACTTTTGGTATGAGGGCACAGTTTTAA
- a CDS encoding FecR family protein has translation MNNEIIHLFTKYLNNQCNTDELERVFILIKAGSYKPEWDFVLAEEASRLVGTDDQAEMSLSEISGLHDKIQNTIKDDESKISVLPTRNLYWGKIAAAAIILITLSIGGIYYLSRKDIKSSDELAHDIAPGGNKAILTLANGEKISLSDAKNGKLAVAAGVTVTKLSDGKIVYAIAPGKGSNTALNSIETPRGGQYEVILPDGSKVLLNAASSLTYPASFVALKERRVELKGEAYFEIAKDKRHPFIVKSENQEIKVLGTHFNINSYIDEPVTKTTLVEGSVLIKVLGAEEVLSPGNQAVNGPGGLDVVEANLDEVLAWKNGYFMFDSESIESVMRKISRWYNVDVVFKGLVSKDKFGGTVSRFANVSQVLRKLEYTGKVHFIIEERRIIVTK, from the coding sequence TTGAACAACGAAATCATACACCTGTTTACTAAATATTTAAACAACCAATGTAATACGGATGAACTTGAGAGAGTTTTTATCCTTATTAAAGCAGGAAGTTATAAGCCTGAATGGGATTTTGTACTTGCAGAAGAAGCCTCAAGATTAGTAGGTACTGACGATCAGGCAGAAATGTCCTTAAGCGAAATCTCAGGACTTCATGATAAAATACAAAATACAATTAAGGATGATGAAAGTAAAATTAGTGTTTTACCAACAAGGAACTTGTATTGGGGTAAAATTGCAGCAGCGGCAATCATTCTGATTACCCTAAGCATAGGTGGGATTTATTATTTATCCAGAAAGGATATTAAATCTTCTGATGAATTAGCTCACGATATAGCTCCAGGAGGAAATAAAGCAATACTTACGTTAGCAAATGGGGAAAAAATTAGCCTTAGTGATGCTAAAAATGGGAAACTGGCTGTAGCGGCAGGTGTGACAGTTACTAAGCTGTCGGACGGAAAAATTGTTTATGCCATTGCACCAGGCAAGGGATCAAATACAGCTCTTAACAGTATAGAAACGCCAAGAGGTGGACAATACGAGGTGATTTTACCAGATGGAAGTAAAGTGCTTTTGAATGCGGCATCGTCATTGACATACCCGGCATCTTTTGTTGCCCTTAAAGAAAGGCGCGTGGAATTAAAGGGGGAAGCATACTTTGAAATAGCCAAAGATAAAAGACATCCCTTTATAGTTAAGTCAGAAAATCAGGAAATAAAAGTTCTCGGAACTCATTTTAATATAAACAGCTATATAGATGAACCAGTGACCAAAACTACACTTGTAGAAGGTTCTGTATTGATTAAAGTTTTGGGTGCTGAAGAAGTGCTGAGTCCTGGTAATCAGGCTGTCAACGGACCAGGTGGGCTAGATGTCGTTGAGGCAAATCTGGATGAAGTATTGGCCTGGAAAAACGGATATTTTATGTTTGATAGCGAAAGTATCGAATCAGTGATGAGAAAGATTTCGAGATGGTATAATGTAGATGTTGTATTTAAAGGACTTGTTTCTAAAGATAAATTTGGTGGTACCGTGAGCCGTTTTGCGAATGTTTCACAAGTGCTCCGAAAACTCGAATATACTGGTAAGGTTCACTTTATAATTGAAGAAAGGAGGATTATAGTTACGAAATAG
- a CDS encoding RNA polymerase sigma factor, with translation MNIYNNYSEKELITLLREGDTDALSRLYYLYVKQLKYFVLRTAKSSLLAEDVVHDTFIKVWENRDKIDCELPFKPYLYTIARRHLLNLLKRAQHEINIVDEMRRSVINEENSTELLLDYSESSSIFQEAIKSLPEQRREVFIRCRIQGLTYKQAAVELGISESTVNNQMVKALKSIRGFITIRSAMILLIAATIK, from the coding sequence ATGAACATTTATAATAATTACAGTGAAAAGGAATTAATTACACTTCTTAGGGAGGGTGATACGGATGCTTTAAGTAGACTGTATTATTTATATGTTAAACAATTGAAATATTTTGTTCTAAGAACGGCGAAGTCATCACTTCTTGCGGAAGATGTTGTTCATGATACTTTTATTAAAGTCTGGGAAAATCGGGATAAAATAGATTGTGAACTTCCATTTAAGCCCTATTTGTATACTATTGCACGGAGACACCTACTTAATCTGTTGAAACGAGCCCAACATGAAATAAACATTGTGGACGAAATGCGCAGATCTGTAATAAATGAAGAAAATTCCACAGAACTTTTACTTGACTATAGTGAAAGCAGCTCTATATTTCAAGAAGCTATAAAAAGTTTACCTGAACAAAGGAGAGAGGTCTTTATTCGTTGTCGAATACAGGGGCTAACTTATAAACAAGCTGCAGTAGAACTAGGTATTTCTGAAAGTACTGTAAATAATCAAATGGTAAAGGCTTTAAAATCAATTAGAGGATTTATTACCATCAGAAGTGCGATGATTTTGCTCATTGCTGCAACAATAAAATAA
- a CDS encoding glycoside hydrolase family 2 TIM barrel-domain containing protein: MRKLFYAITLLLLVQFVCPVIAQTDQRWSKQKIWEWYNKQPFYCGFNYIPAYAINYTEMWDKTSFDAKAIDTELALAEKTGLNCLRAVLQYAVYEDDPEYFLNTLDKFLAICDKHNIKFMPALFDDCVFGIEHDPKVGKQPEPLKGWYAWAWSPSPGHSMVVDPTTHSRIEKYVKAVIGRFKDDKRIFIWDLYNEPTNGGLGSASFPLLKKVAKWAREINPSQPITIDIWNGDKQLNDIALANSDIISFHNYGNKNELIKQIGELKTHGRPLINTEWMNRPNGSVIKDNLAVFYNEKVGCMLWGLVNGKTQTDLPWGHRPADPIPAVWQHDLFHGDFKPYDPEEIEVLKDFALKSRNSSYLQEHQK; this comes from the coding sequence ATGAGAAAGCTTTTTTATGCAATAACTTTATTGTTGCTAGTGCAATTCGTTTGCCCGGTTATCGCTCAAACTGACCAGCGCTGGTCTAAACAAAAAATATGGGAATGGTACAATAAACAGCCATTTTATTGTGGCTTTAATTATATCCCGGCCTATGCGATTAATTATACCGAGATGTGGGATAAGACCAGTTTTGATGCGAAGGCGATAGATACAGAGCTAGCCCTTGCTGAGAAAACCGGATTGAATTGTTTGAGGGCTGTGCTGCAATACGCAGTTTATGAAGATGATCCGGAATATTTTTTAAATACACTGGATAAGTTTCTGGCCATTTGTGATAAGCATAATATTAAGTTTATGCCTGCTTTGTTTGATGATTGCGTGTTTGGAATTGAACATGATCCTAAAGTAGGAAAGCAGCCTGAACCACTTAAAGGGTGGTATGCATGGGCATGGTCACCTAGTCCGGGGCATAGTATGGTTGTTGATCCTACTACCCATTCCCGTATCGAGAAGTATGTCAAAGCTGTAATAGGACGATTCAAGGACGATAAACGTATTTTTATATGGGACTTGTATAACGAGCCGACAAATGGAGGACTGGGTTCTGCCAGTTTTCCGCTGCTTAAAAAAGTAGCCAAGTGGGCACGTGAAATCAATCCTTCTCAGCCTATAACAATTGATATATGGAATGGAGATAAGCAATTGAATGATATTGCTCTGGCCAATTCGGATATTATTTCCTTTCATAATTATGGTAATAAAAATGAGCTGATTAAACAAATTGGAGAACTTAAAACGCATGGAAGACCTCTGATCAATACAGAATGGATGAATAGGCCTAATGGATCTGTAATTAAAGATAACCTGGCTGTTTTTTATAATGAAAAAGTTGGCTGTATGTTGTGGGGACTGGTTAATGGTAAAACACAAACAGATTTGCCATGGGGCCATCGGCCTGCAGATCCTATCCCCGCAGTATGGCAGCATGATCTCTTTCATGGTGATTTTAAACCTTATGACCCAGAAGAGATTGAAGTGCTAAAGGATTTTGCTTTAAAATCCAGAAATAGTAGTTATTTGCAGGAACATCAAAAATAG
- a CDS encoding phytanoyl-CoA dioxygenase family protein, with amino-acid sequence MSTIKLPELNQYHDITYAQAAEFRQNGHVLIPNVLNAEEVLIYRDVIKEAADKFNTEKRDLEERDTYGKAFLQIMNLWEVDEQAKKFTLAKRMGKIAADLLGVENVRIYHDQALFKEPGGGPTPWHQDQYYWPLDTHNTITMWMPLVDINVEMGMLTFASDSHKNGVVFNYEISDESEAEYEKYVKDNAFPIMRSSTMKAGDATWHYGNTIHSAPGNQSDLMREVMTIIYVADGARVAEPKNSWQVNDRERWLMNAPVGDLVKSEINPLVL; translated from the coding sequence ATGTCGACAATTAAATTACCAGAATTAAATCAGTACCATGATATAACTTATGCACAAGCTGCAGAATTTCGTCAGAACGGACATGTTTTAATCCCAAATGTTCTTAATGCTGAAGAGGTGCTTATTTACCGAGATGTTATAAAAGAAGCTGCTGATAAGTTTAATACTGAAAAGAGGGATTTAGAAGAAAGAGATACTTATGGGAAAGCTTTTTTGCAGATCATGAATTTGTGGGAGGTAGATGAACAGGCAAAGAAATTTACGCTTGCCAAACGTATGGGTAAGATTGCTGCGGATTTACTTGGGGTTGAAAATGTGCGTATTTATCATGACCAGGCATTATTTAAAGAACCGGGTGGTGGACCTACTCCATGGCATCAGGATCAGTATTACTGGCCTCTGGATACACACAATACTATCACTATGTGGATGCCGCTGGTAGATATTAATGTAGAGATGGGAATGTTGACGTTTGCTTCTGATTCTCATAAAAACGGAGTAGTGTTTAATTATGAAATTTCTGATGAATCGGAAGCTGAGTACGAAAAATATGTAAAAGATAATGCTTTTCCCATAATGCGTTCGTCGACAATGAAGGCAGGAGATGCAACATGGCATTATGGGAATACCATTCATAGTGCTCCGGGTAATCAATCGGATCTTATGCGAGAGGTAATGACCATTATCTACGTTGCCGATGGTGCAAGGGTAGCTGAACCAAAAAATAGCTGGCAGGTAAATGATCGCGAGCGTTGGTTGATGAATGCTCCTGTCGGAGACTTGGTAAAATCTGAAATTAATCCTCTTGTGCTTTAA
- a CDS encoding AraC family transcriptional regulator yields the protein MARAAFEALDPYNDNSFLLREFREFTAPYHFHPEHELTLIVKGKGNRYVGNHMDIYSSGDLVLIGTNLPHCWKIENNQEEENEVASIVIQFSNDFLGTDFLARPELSQILDLLERSKHGIQFLNHTAEEITNRLVLLAKEPNSFKRLIEFLEILHTLAISKEYILLDKHGTKAHQSGKTERINTVLGYIIDNYKNEILLDHAAALVNMTPNAFCKYYKKTTKKTFIETVTDYRINYAIQQLINSDKSISDICFENGFGDLSHFYKLFKRKMKLSPLKYRKEFRKDTT from the coding sequence ATGGCAAGAGCTGCATTTGAAGCATTAGATCCGTATAATGACAATTCGTTTCTCCTTCGTGAATTCAGGGAATTTACTGCGCCATATCATTTTCATCCAGAACATGAACTTACACTTATTGTAAAGGGTAAGGGCAATCGCTATGTAGGCAATCACATGGATATATACAGTTCAGGGGATCTGGTTCTGATAGGCACAAATTTACCTCACTGCTGGAAAATTGAAAACAATCAGGAAGAAGAAAATGAAGTTGCCTCCATAGTTATCCAGTTTAGCAATGACTTTCTGGGCACAGATTTTCTGGCCAGACCCGAATTGTCTCAAATACTGGATCTGCTGGAGAGAAGCAAGCATGGAATACAGTTTTTAAATCACACTGCCGAAGAAATAACCAACAGATTAGTTCTTTTGGCTAAAGAACCTAATTCTTTTAAACGGCTTATCGAATTTTTAGAAATCCTGCATACCCTGGCAATCTCCAAAGAATATATCCTGCTGGATAAACATGGCACAAAGGCCCATCAATCAGGAAAGACAGAGCGGATCAACACCGTTCTTGGTTATATTATTGACAACTACAAGAATGAAATCCTGCTTGATCATGCCGCTGCTTTGGTGAATATGACTCCAAATGCTTTTTGCAAATACTACAAGAAAACCACAAAGAAAACCTTTATAGAAACAGTAACCGACTACCGGATAAATTACGCCATCCAGCAGCTCATAAATTCTGATAAATCCATTTCGGACATATGCTTTGAGAATGGTTTTGGCGACCTATCTCATTTCTATAAGTTATTCAAAAGAAAGATGAAGCTGAGCCCATTAAAATACCGTAAGGAATTCAGGAAAGATACCACCTAA
- a CDS encoding GxGYxYP domain-containing protein, with protein sequence MGKEVIGIFDLEYTLTKDLNNAEEVKTAWDDVHTVSTLQGIVNRKSPRLYVYMIKNGAIDIDRYWWDKYRQKDRWLSDRDTVVYKDVVSLVKAYRSAIKGVVVYDPHVAATSNVASSVAGQEDALAIRYDVGKNSLYTRLVLQGPKLPVKVWLINKDGSSLFTGAGNIPGTKRLSTGSAKNDAYLWFTEKYTKAGKTNTKYGAYYVDQQWMKNPHAAGPNHHTLTNHDFFVSKKGFFFDLSPWGMSRLPMIVIRKPEQTCRPLKNCY encoded by the coding sequence TTGGGAAAAGAGGTCATAGGCATTTTTGATTTGGAATATACCTTAACAAAGGATCTGAATAATGCTGAAGAAGTAAAAACAGCATGGGATGATGTGCACACAGTTTCTACCCTGCAAGGGATAGTGAACCGCAAATCACCCAGGTTATATGTTTACATGATAAAGAACGGAGCAATTGATATTGACAGATACTGGTGGGATAAATATAGGCAAAAGGACAGATGGTTAAGTGATAGGGACACCGTTGTTTATAAGGATGTTGTGAGTTTGGTTAAAGCATACCGATCCGCTATTAAAGGTGTGGTTGTTTACGACCCTCATGTTGCTGCAACTAGTAACGTGGCTTCATCTGTTGCCGGTCAGGAAGATGCGCTTGCTATTCGCTATGATGTTGGTAAAAACAGCCTATATACCCGCCTTGTATTACAGGGACCTAAATTACCTGTTAAGGTATGGCTTATAAATAAAGATGGGTCTTCATTATTTACGGGGGCTGGGAATATTCCCGGAACTAAGCGTTTATCAACTGGTTCAGCAAAAAACGATGCTTACCTGTGGTTTACGGAGAAATACACAAAGGCTGGCAAAACCAATACAAAGTATGGCGCATATTATGTGGACCAGCAGTGGATGAAAAATCCGCATGCTGCAGGGCCAAATCATCACACGCTTACCAATCATGATTTTTTTGTTAGTAAGAAAGGATTTTTCTTTGACCTTAGCCCTTGGGGGATGAGCCGGCTACCGATGATCGTGATCAGAAAACCGGAACAGACCTGCAGACCCTTAAAGAATTGCTACTGA